The Platichthys flesus chromosome 5, fPlaFle2.1, whole genome shotgun sequence genome contains the following window.
AACGCTGGCTGAAGGCTCGGTCCACAGTGGAGCACTGGACCCTCAGGTCCTCAGTGGTGTCCAGCAGCACCCGCTCCACCAGCTTTCTGAGATGCACACGGGGGATATAAGACGTCTACACACCTCTGTTAAAAGGCCAGGTTGCTGTGATGTAAAAAATTTGACCAAGATAAATCATCACAAATCTTTTCCCACCGTTAATGTGACCCATAACCTGTacaatagaatggaatcttcaaCTGAAATCTTTAAGGgaataacacatttaaaactataacaatgtggtttcataagtgtGCACACCCTCTTATAATTGGGAGTCTGGCTGTGTTCAGAATTaaccaaaaacacaactgtcatAAATTAAAGGGACACTGATGAACCCTAAATAAAGTTCAGGTGTTCGGAGCTGACATGAACTCAGTTGCATCTTCCAGCAAAAGCCACGGTCTGCAACAGGCTTACAAAGCATCAAAGCATCGCATTGTGGAAAGGTCTCAGTCAGGAGAAGGATGGATTTACCATGGAACACAGTGAAGACAGTCATCAACAAGTGGACAAAACCTCAGACACTACCAAGAACTGGACGTCTCTCCAAAATTGATGAAAAGACAAGAAGACTGAAGGCTGCCAAAAGGCCTACGGCAACACTAAAGTACCAGCAGGGATTTATGCCAAGTACTAGTAGTGTACTACATTTGACAACAATCACAAGTTTTCTTCCTATGTTTGGTCTATGGGGTAGAACGGAAAGATGGAAGCCGTACGATGAAAAGCAGTTCCTGCAATTGTAGCCCACATAAGCAAATGGTAAAAAGATTTGGACATGCACGTGAGCACTGGGTCAGCAGCCAGGCCACGCTCGAAGAAATGGCCCAATTTTGACATGAATCCTGAAAagctgatgatgaggaggattttcATCTttcagcacaacaacaacacaaagtatTACTCCAAATCAGCAAAAGAATGGCTTCCCTAGGAGAAGATTCAAGTTTTGGAATGGCCCAGCCAGAGCCCAGACCTGAATCCAACTGAAAATCTGTGGGATGACCTGCATGAGGAGGACTATGCACAGGCAATATGACAGATTTGCAAGGAAGAGTGGGCAAATATTGCCAAGTGAAGATGTGCTGATGAACCCCTACCCAAAAAGACTGAATGCTGTCATAAACTCAAAGTCGCTTCAACAAAGTATTAGTTTAAGGTTGTGCATTTGTATACAACTGGGGTTAttttaaggtttttatttttaccccctaaaacatttgaatatttacaTCACAACAACCTGGCATTTTAACAGGGGTGTGCAGACTATTTATATCCACTGTaaaaacagctactggacagaTTCATGAATGTGCCACAGTGTCACTTTGAGTCTGTGTGGAGGCTTCAACACAgtgcgacacacacactgctctctgACCTGATGCTGCTCgaggcctgctcctcctgcatgGCTTTGCTCAGGTTGTCCTGTGTGAACTTAGACCATGCAGCATGGTTACACACCCTGCAGAAGACCAGAGGTTAGAGTGTATTAATCACAACATTATCAGCACAGTTTTTCATTCGCAGGGGTAATATCACTTCATGCATTTAGGAGCATTTCAAGGGACTTTGGGGGCCCGAGGCTGAAGGTGAAAGGTCCAGGGAGGCCTTAACCCTGAAGAAAAACACGAGCTATGAAAGACTTTCTGGACTTTATGTAAACCTCTAACTGCCTGCACCGCACCGGTTGTGTTTGCAGCAGGTGAAGGCTGTCTCTGATCTGCTGTGTCTCGCAGTATCTGTTCACACTGGTTGTGTGGCAGACGCACAACATAGTGTGTTACATAGGGTTTACCTTAGAAAATTCTCAGATATAATATAACTTTGATATGTTATTACACATCTAATCTACTTTTTGTTTTGATAGAAGAAGGGAAAGTTCActcaaaatgtttaattcactcatcatctactcagTATTATGCGGAGGGGCTTTTTTGTGTGGATCATAGCGGACATTGTTGTGTACATGGTGTAAACCACCAGGTCCCGAGGCCATGTTGTTTACCTTTAAAGAAGGGGTCACCAAATCTGTTTAccactgaaactccaaaagtatTTTTGGGACTCAAACACCCGAcactccattggcatagtggtgagtagataaagaGTGAATTTTCACATTTGGTTTAACTATCCGTTTAAGAAGCATTTGgtcaataatataataaaatccCTGTTCAAACAAAGAAATGGATCAGGCAACACAACGCTtcactgcttttactttgaaagaggTACAGGTGAATATTTAGGTATGTGACATATTCCATAGATCATTTTCACCTTCTATCTTGATGTGAGCCACACACGACATGTGGAGAAAATAGGCGACCCCAACTCTCAGTGCGGCTCACAGGCACGAGATGCACCTGAGACATGCAGCTCATGTAGGCAGCGTGGGGGCTCTAACCTGATAACATGGGCCACCAAATACGTCATCCGGTGCGACCTGGGTGTTATGTAGAATGCTAGTTTCTCTTTATGGGGTTTGGTGTTGTTGCAGTCTCTTGTGATAAGCCCATCATAGAAATGACGCGTCCTCACAAAATTATGTATCGGCCTTTCTCTGGGGCCACCTCTCAGCTGGACCCCGGAAGTTGCCTGCTTTATCTACCTAGTTGcaacacacctgcacacacacacacacacacacacacacacacacacactcactggtcCTGCACGGTGGCTGAGCTGGGATGGTGCTTTGTATCGGCACTCATGTTACTGTATCTTCCACAGTGGTCGTCCAAGTTGTAGGCCTCGTACTTATCAGACCAGTCCAACTCTAAGGTCTGCTTGGCCTCTCTGTTCCTCctgatacagacacacaaacacacacacatctaaatAAATGGTACCTTTCATAACATTCATGTGAGGCAGTTTGACTCCAATAAACAGGACCGGAGACTCACTTGATCTGAGTCACAACCTGAGCTGTGGTTCTCTTCAGAAGAGCCTGGACGCTCCTGATCAGGTCCACTtcctacaaacacacagccatgCTTCTGGTTAGTGTCACACTGTGCCCTCTGCTGGCGTCATTTTACTGTTAGACTGAATACAGTACAGGCCTTACACACACTTCTCTCCCATACACATAACTGTAAGAATTATAATTGTTCAGGGCTGCATCTAATGATTGATAATTATGTTCAGTATTAATTTGTGTGCTGGATATTCTTTCTGAATATTCTTTTATTAATAGTCttaattttatttagttttaattgtTATCATTTgattgaaattattttatttccatgtgaTCCCTTAACTTAAAGTATTTAGCTGTTTGATCACCTTTaacagctgctcctccacagagtctCGGACCAGGTCTGGTCCCAGTCTCCTCGTCCTGCAGGTCAGGTTATCGGTGGAGATGACGTACGGGGTCTCGGTGGCGTCCAGCGCCTTCTCCAGTCGCGTCTTCACCGCCACCAGTGACTGATTGTCGGCCTGCAACTGCTCGATGTGCCGCTGCAGCTCTGACCTCCAGTGGTGGAGGTCTTGTAGTCTCTCCCCCAGCAGACGCGTCCCCTCGGCCTGGGTGTGCAGAGTGGCCGACTCGGTGTCCAGGTGCAGACTCCTGGACTCTCGCTGGACGCTCCGGGCCTGGAGGCGGTCGGTGCCGGCCTGTTGCAAGAGGCTGTGGTAGTTGGAGAACCACTCGCCCGGTGAGTATTTCGCAGAGCGGTAGCCAGCTGTGGCGGAGCCTGAG
Protein-coding sequences here:
- the tekt4 gene encoding tektin-4, with the protein product MSSELLVSRPHCDSRAVAVGLPEKEPLVRGSQPSSGSATAGYRSAKYSPGEWFSNYHSLLQQAGTDRLQARSVQRESRSLHLDTESATLHTQAEGTRLLGERLQDLHHWRSELQRHIEQLQADNQSLVAVKTRLEKALDATETPYVISTDNLTCRTRRLGPDLVRDSVEEQLLKEVDLIRSVQALLKRTTAQVVTQIKRNREAKQTLELDWSDKYEAYNLDDHCGRYSNMSADTKHHPSSATVQDQVCNHAAWSKFTQDNLSKAMQEEQASSSIRKLVERVLLDTTEDLRVQCSTVDRAFSQRCVELNEAKTQLEMKLAEVLEQIGAQERNIVALQQAIHNKEAPLRVAQSRLYVRSLRPHMELCRDEPQLSLEGEARQIDATVASLHQQLSEARGSLSQLEESRMALEKDVNCKTHSLFIERDKCMTQRKRYPTVSTLSGY